One window from the genome of Hyalangium minutum encodes:
- a CDS encoding protein kinase domain-containing protein, translating into MSEDDKTYLSGEQAAASKPTGPLEIRPGTVLKGTYRIEAELGSGGMGTVFRATHIGLDKTMAVKVLARRAISTPDSLARFEREAKVAGKVSHPAMTDVIDFGVEQGTPYIVMEYVSGVELADLIERGGPMSPRRAVAVMRQIVSLLRAAHALGIVHRDLKPANVKVLQETPEDSQIFVKVLDFGVAKVVGDISGQLTSEGMLVGTPAYMAPEQITGHPIDGRTDLYSAGLMFHEMLSGVRAFKGETIARILHAQMNDPPPALTVPVPDIVRQTLQKFCEKRPEDRFQDAGEADRALMACEDVLRPPSVNLAANAVLPTPSEQDTGGKTITYQPKKTEGAGTSGVAEPQSAERKPSSGVSVSPSLVTEGTLIREEPAPVSTPGPASVSAPVATPPVPAPVRTPAPPPMVEPRKASGSNKALPLLGVAVLLVLVGVAGGVWAWKSGRLFGGAVAEPAKDLAPSTQTGSPVATGPGTPSEPVAEQGTAPTEPEPQNGTSPTEPGTEANPPVAEAEGAQGSEPSTEDNTPEEGSPGETQNPEQTPPPEEDQLAPGCYTVVVAFESSRGPTGAFGPWEAVSEDSRAPVNCDAVPKGRGTPPEGVFDHWPDSPSEQVLYTYRPLSFQPQKKGAPNTRRTVVRVHTRVSGGAP; encoded by the coding sequence ATGAGTGAAGACGACAAGACGTATTTGTCCGGTGAGCAAGCGGCCGCGAGCAAGCCCACGGGCCCACTGGAGATACGGCCCGGCACGGTGCTGAAGGGCACGTACCGCATCGAGGCCGAGCTGGGCAGCGGCGGCATGGGCACGGTCTTTCGTGCCACGCATATCGGGCTCGACAAGACGATGGCGGTGAAGGTCCTGGCGCGCCGCGCCATCTCCACGCCGGACAGCCTGGCGCGCTTCGAGCGCGAGGCGAAGGTCGCCGGCAAGGTGAGCCACCCGGCGATGACGGACGTCATCGACTTCGGCGTGGAGCAGGGCACCCCGTACATCGTCATGGAGTACGTGAGCGGGGTGGAGCTGGCGGACCTCATCGAGCGCGGGGGGCCCATGTCTCCGCGGCGGGCCGTGGCGGTGATGCGGCAGATCGTCTCGCTGCTGCGCGCGGCGCACGCGCTGGGCATCGTCCACCGCGACCTCAAGCCGGCCAACGTCAAGGTCCTCCAGGAGACGCCCGAGGACAGTCAGATCTTCGTGAAGGTGCTCGACTTCGGCGTGGCGAAGGTGGTGGGAGACATCTCCGGCCAGCTCACCAGCGAGGGCATGCTCGTGGGCACGCCCGCGTACATGGCGCCCGAGCAGATCACCGGGCATCCCATCGACGGGCGCACGGACCTGTACTCCGCGGGTCTCATGTTCCACGAGATGCTCAGCGGCGTGCGAGCGTTCAAGGGAGAGACGATCGCTCGCATTCTCCATGCACAGATGAATGACCCGCCGCCGGCGCTCACGGTGCCGGTGCCGGACATCGTCCGTCAGACGCTGCAGAAGTTCTGTGAGAAGCGCCCGGAGGATCGCTTCCAGGATGCGGGCGAGGCGGATCGCGCGCTCATGGCCTGTGAGGACGTGCTGCGGCCGCCGTCGGTGAACCTGGCCGCGAACGCCGTGCTGCCCACTCCGTCCGAGCAGGACACCGGTGGCAAGACGATCACCTACCAACCGAAGAAGACCGAGGGGGCGGGGACCTCCGGCGTGGCCGAGCCGCAGTCCGCCGAGCGCAAGCCTTCCTCGGGCGTGTCTGTCTCACCTTCACTGGTGACGGAGGGGACGCTGATTCGGGAGGAGCCTGCCCCCGTTTCCACGCCGGGGCCGGCCTCTGTTTCCGCGCCGGTGGCCACTCCACCCGTTCCGGCTCCAGTTCGTACTCCTGCGCCTCCCCCGATGGTCGAGCCGCGGAAGGCGTCGGGGTCCAACAAGGCCTTGCCGTTGCTGGGCGTGGCGGTCCTGCTCGTGTTGGTGGGAGTCGCGGGAGGGGTTTGGGCGTGGAAGAGCGGACGGTTGTTTGGAGGAGCGGTGGCGGAGCCTGCGAAGGATCTAGCTCCGTCCACGCAGACAGGCTCCCCCGTGGCCACGGGGCCAGGAACCCCGTCCGAGCCTGTGGCAGAGCAGGGGACAGCACCCACGGAGCCGGAGCCGCAGAACGGTACGTCGCCCACGGAGCCCGGTACGGAGGCAAATCCTCCCGTGGCGGAGGCGGAAGGGGCGCAGGGCAGTGAGCCATCCACCGAGGACAACACTCCGGAGGAAGGGAGCCCTGGCGAGACTCAGAACCCCGAGCAGACGCCTCCGCCCGAGGAGGACCAGTTGGCCCCGGGCTGTTACACCGTCGTGGTGGCCTTCGAGTCGAGCCGAGGCCCCACGGGCGCGTTCGGGCCCTGGGAGGCTGTGTCCGAGGACTCCCGGGCGCCTGTGAACTGTGACGCCGTGCCGAAGGGGCGTGGCACTCCCCCCGAGGGAGTCTTCGACCACTGGCCGGACTCGCCCTCGGAGCAGGTGCTCTACACCTACAGGCCGCTCTCCTTTCAGCCCCAGAAGAAGGGCGCGCCGAACACCCGGCGCACGGTGGTGAGGGTCCACACGCGGGTCTCCGGAGGGGCTCCCTGA
- a CDS encoding fatty acid desaturase, with protein MSTRAHHGPWGVPLALIIIGAWAGHLAWVLTADGLSWASPVTWLHTVLQAHLCTGLFITGHDAMHGTVNRRRWVNTAVGTVACFLFAGLSYRRLVVNHRAHHADPTGESDPDFSTRFRSFWPWLGTFMVRYTTVPQLVFMAAQFNLLKWLGVAEWRLWAFWVIPAALGTLQLFYFGTYLPHRRPDTPDMAPHHARTLPRNHLWALLSCYFFGYHWEHHESPSTPWWALWRMKDGRARASSLSSQGEAATR; from the coding sequence ATGAGCACCCGCGCCCACCACGGTCCCTGGGGAGTCCCCCTGGCGCTGATCATCATCGGCGCGTGGGCCGGGCACCTCGCGTGGGTGCTCACGGCGGACGGCCTCTCGTGGGCTTCCCCGGTCACCTGGCTGCACACCGTGCTCCAGGCCCACCTGTGCACCGGCCTCTTCATCACCGGCCATGACGCAATGCATGGCACGGTGAACCGCCGCCGGTGGGTGAACACGGCCGTGGGCACGGTGGCCTGCTTCCTCTTCGCGGGCCTCTCCTACCGGCGGCTCGTGGTGAACCACCGGGCCCACCACGCGGACCCCACCGGCGAGAGCGATCCGGACTTCTCCACCCGCTTCCGCTCCTTCTGGCCGTGGCTGGGCACCTTCATGGTCCGCTACACCACCGTGCCGCAGCTCGTTTTCATGGCGGCGCAGTTCAACCTGCTGAAATGGCTCGGGGTGGCCGAGTGGCGCCTCTGGGCCTTCTGGGTGATTCCCGCCGCCCTGGGCACACTCCAGCTCTTCTACTTCGGCACCTACCTGCCTCACCGCCGCCCGGATACTCCCGACATGGCGCCCCACCATGCGCGCACCCTGCCGCGCAACCACCTGTGGGCCCTGCTCTCCTGCTACTTCTTCGGCTACCACTGGGAGCACCACGAGTCGCCCTCGACCCCATGGTGGGCCCTGTGGCGGATGAAGGATGGTCGGGCGCGTGCCTCTTCCCTGTCCTCCCAGGGCGAGGCCGCCACCCGGTAG
- a CDS encoding serine/threonine-protein kinase: protein MSEDDRTYPPSTGAPQGKPPSALRVEPGVVLKDTYRIESELGSGGMGTVFLATHLGLEKTMAVKVLSPRAIASPESLARFTREARVAGKVNHPAMTAVIDFGVEQGTPYIVMEYVDGEELADVIERRGAMPPRQAVAVMRQIVSLLHAAHALGIVHRDLKPSNIKVVKAGPDDGQLFVKVLDFGIAKVVGDIAGQLTSEGMMVGTPAYMAPEQIAAKPIDGRTDLYAAGLIFYELLSGVRAFKGDTIARILHAQMSEPPPPLGLPVPDVLRQTLEKFYAKRPEDRFQDAAEADRSLVACDEALRSAAVNPGAAGPMQRPQPVNRPDAAADLGGFSATLHRPESGASGTAITPGNPLPARPITDRDHVTPMSIQGATVPAPVPVPAPTPMPMPSPEAPAQAKGSPNSGLLKGCLIVAVVFIGGCLGLTLLGSLFGMGSDPHDEEEDAHFNMQLTAPPGQVAYGAVQPAPEPGTDDELGAPSLLAPGCYVSQAILEATADGNGRPGEPWELGEIVSRTQEPCSPGRQRAPSAQARELAQTWPYEEEILQVEELMPPHPAPDAPGLLLRVVKARTQVAVAPH, encoded by the coding sequence ATGAGCGAAGACGACAGGACGTATCCGCCCTCGACGGGCGCACCGCAAGGCAAGCCTCCCTCCGCGCTGCGGGTCGAGCCGGGGGTGGTGCTCAAGGACACCTACCGCATCGAGTCCGAGCTGGGCAGCGGCGGCATGGGCACGGTCTTCCTGGCCACCCACCTGGGGCTCGAGAAGACCATGGCGGTGAAGGTGCTCTCGCCTCGCGCCATCGCCTCGCCCGAGAGCCTCGCGCGCTTCACGCGGGAGGCCCGGGTCGCGGGAAAGGTGAACCACCCGGCGATGACGGCGGTCATCGACTTCGGCGTGGAGCAGGGCACTCCGTACATCGTCATGGAGTACGTGGACGGCGAGGAGCTGGCGGACGTCATCGAGCGCCGGGGCGCCATGCCTCCGCGCCAGGCCGTGGCGGTGATGCGGCAGATCGTCTCGCTGCTCCACGCGGCGCACGCGCTGGGCATCGTCCACCGGGACTTGAAGCCCTCGAACATCAAGGTCGTCAAGGCCGGGCCGGATGACGGGCAGCTGTTCGTGAAGGTGCTCGACTTCGGCATCGCCAAGGTGGTGGGAGACATCGCCGGGCAGCTCACCAGCGAGGGCATGATGGTGGGCACGCCGGCGTACATGGCGCCGGAGCAGATCGCCGCGAAGCCCATCGATGGGCGCACGGACCTGTACGCCGCGGGCCTCATCTTCTACGAGCTGCTCAGCGGCGTGCGCGCCTTCAAGGGCGACACGATCGCGCGCATCCTCCACGCGCAGATGAGCGAGCCGCCTCCGCCGCTGGGCCTGCCGGTGCCGGACGTGCTGCGCCAGACGCTCGAGAAGTTCTACGCGAAGCGCCCGGAGGATCGCTTCCAGGATGCGGCCGAGGCCGACCGGTCGCTCGTCGCCTGTGACGAGGCGCTTCGCTCGGCGGCCGTGAACCCCGGGGCGGCAGGGCCCATGCAGCGGCCCCAGCCGGTGAACAGGCCGGACGCCGCCGCGGACCTCGGAGGCTTCTCGGCCACCCTGCATCGGCCGGAGTCCGGCGCCAGCGGGACCGCGATCACCCCAGGGAACCCGCTTCCTGCGCGGCCCATCACGGATCGAGACCATGTCACGCCGATGTCCATTCAGGGGGCGACGGTGCCCGCTCCCGTGCCGGTGCCCGCTCCCACGCCGATGCCGATGCCGTCTCCTGAGGCTCCCGCCCAGGCCAAGGGCTCGCCGAACTCGGGCTTGCTGAAGGGCTGTCTCATCGTCGCGGTCGTCTTTATCGGTGGGTGCTTGGGGCTCACCTTGCTCGGCTCCCTGTTTGGGATGGGCAGCGACCCGCACGACGAAGAGGAGGACGCGCACTTCAACATGCAGCTCACAGCTCCGCCGGGACAGGTCGCCTATGGTGCGGTCCAGCCCGCGCCGGAGCCTGGCACGGATGACGAACTGGGAGCCCCATCCCTGCTGGCTCCGGGCTGCTACGTGAGCCAGGCCATTCTCGAGGCGACTGCGGATGGCAATGGGCGCCCAGGAGAGCCCTGGGAACTCGGGGAGATCGTCTCGCGGACCCAGGAGCCGTGTTCCCCCGGGCGCCAGCGGGCGCCGAGCGCCCAGGCGCGGGAACTGGCTCAGACGTGGCCCTACGAGGAGGAGATCCTCCAAGTCGAGGAGCTCATGCCCCCGCACCCCGCTCCCGATGCGCCCGGTCTCCTGCTCCGGGTGGTGAAGGCGCGCACGCAGGTGGCCGTCGCGCCCCACTGA
- a CDS encoding dipeptidyl-peptidase 3 family protein: MTRYLLSLLTSVLLVGTAWAAEPAALPDANQLRSMTARFAPVDLKVDVSKLPDTEKRALAKMVQAAQLMDTLFMRQSWAGNETLLLELIEDTTPLGRERLHAFLLNKGPWSRLDEGHAFIPGVPAGPLASGNFYPAGATKEAVDQWIKTLPEPQQRQATGFYTTIRRGPDSKFITVPYSVEYQGELVLASQLLREAAALTQQPTLKAFLNSRADAFLSNDYYASEVAWMELDASVEPTIGPYEVYEDNWFNYKAAFEAFITVRDDVETQKLARFGSELQGLENALPIEPKMRNPKLGALAPIRVVNSIFSSGDANRGVQTAAYNLPNDERVTAEKGSKRVMLKNVQEAKFQRVLQPIAQVALAAKDRSNVAFDAFFTHILMHELMHGLGPHNITVGGKETTVRQALQVSSSAIEEAKADISGLWALQQLVSKGVLDKAMERTMYTTYLASMFRSIRFGTDEAHGKGVALQLNHFLDTGAVVVNPDGTFAVVPDKIQASVTALTKELMELQGRGDRAQAEALLSKLGVVRPEVRKVLDKLKNVPVDIEPRFVTADQLVRQYGTAEAPKK; encoded by the coding sequence ATGACCCGCTACCTCCTGTCCCTGCTGACCTCCGTGCTCCTGGTGGGCACAGCCTGGGCTGCGGAGCCCGCCGCGCTGCCCGATGCGAACCAACTCCGGAGCATGACCGCGCGCTTCGCGCCCGTGGACCTCAAGGTCGACGTCTCCAAGCTCCCCGACACCGAGAAGCGGGCGCTGGCGAAGATGGTGCAAGCCGCCCAGCTCATGGACACGCTCTTCATGCGCCAGTCCTGGGCGGGCAACGAGACGCTCTTGCTGGAGCTGATCGAGGACACCACCCCGCTGGGCCGCGAGCGGCTCCACGCGTTCCTCCTCAACAAGGGCCCGTGGTCGCGCCTGGACGAGGGCCATGCCTTCATCCCGGGTGTTCCGGCGGGGCCGCTCGCTTCTGGCAACTTCTACCCGGCGGGCGCGACCAAGGAGGCGGTGGATCAGTGGATCAAGACGCTGCCCGAGCCCCAGCAGCGCCAGGCCACGGGCTTCTACACCACCATCCGCCGGGGCCCGGACAGCAAGTTCATCACGGTGCCCTACAGCGTAGAGTACCAGGGCGAGCTGGTCCTGGCCTCCCAGCTGCTGCGCGAGGCCGCGGCGCTCACCCAGCAGCCCACGCTCAAGGCGTTCCTCAACTCTCGCGCGGACGCGTTCCTCTCCAACGATTACTACGCCAGCGAGGTGGCGTGGATGGAGCTGGACGCCAGCGTGGAGCCGACCATCGGGCCTTACGAGGTCTACGAGGACAACTGGTTCAACTACAAGGCCGCCTTCGAGGCCTTCATCACCGTGCGCGATGACGTGGAGACGCAGAAGCTGGCGCGCTTCGGCAGCGAGCTCCAGGGCCTGGAGAACGCGCTCCCCATCGAGCCGAAGATGCGCAACCCGAAGCTTGGAGCGCTGGCGCCCATCCGTGTCGTGAACAGCATCTTCTCCTCGGGCGATGCCAACCGGGGCGTGCAGACGGCCGCCTACAACTTGCCCAATGACGAGCGCGTCACCGCGGAGAAGGGCAGCAAGCGCGTGATGCTCAAGAACGTGCAGGAGGCCAAGTTCCAGCGCGTGCTGCAGCCCATCGCCCAGGTGGCGCTCGCCGCGAAGGACCGGTCGAACGTGGCCTTCGATGCCTTCTTCACCCACATCCTCATGCACGAGTTGATGCACGGGCTGGGGCCCCACAACATCACGGTGGGCGGCAAGGAGACCACCGTGCGCCAGGCGCTCCAGGTGTCCTCCAGCGCCATTGAGGAGGCCAAGGCGGACATCTCCGGCCTCTGGGCGCTGCAGCAGCTGGTGAGCAAAGGCGTGCTCGACAAGGCGATGGAGCGCACCATGTACACCACCTATCTGGCCTCGATGTTCCGCTCCATCCGCTTCGGCACGGACGAGGCTCACGGCAAGGGCGTGGCTCTCCAGCTCAACCACTTCCTCGACACCGGCGCGGTGGTGGTGAACCCGGATGGCACCTTCGCCGTCGTCCCCGACAAGATCCAGGCGTCCGTCACCGCGCTGACGAAGGAGCTCATGGAGCTCCAGGGCCGTGGCGACCGGGCCCAGGCCGAGGCCCTGCTCTCGAAGCTGGGCGTGGTCCGCCCCGAGGTGCGGAAGGTGCTCGACAAGCTCAAGAACGTCCCCGTGGACATCGAGCCCCGCTTCGTCACCGCTGACCAGCTCGTGCGCCAGTACGGCACCGCCGAGGCCCCGAAGAAGTAG
- the msrP gene encoding protein-methionine-sulfoxide reductase catalytic subunit MsrP, with the protein MSDKKAPEPPSSEITPEKLYLRRREFIKNAGLFVGTAGVVGGGLYLLGLKRTQPMDSFVPDAGVLPSLAPAQGSSPYDTDEAKTPFADVTTYNNFYEFGLDKNDPARNAHVLKTRPWTVTIDGEVNKPQTVDIDQLLKWFPTEERVYRMRCVEAWSMVIPWNGFPLGELIKRVEPTSRAKYVAFTTLMDPEQMPGQKRPVLDWPYVEGLRIDEAVHPLTLLAVGLYGKTLPNQNGAPLRLVVPWKYGFKGIKSIVKITLTEQEPPTTWNLASPHEYGFYANVNPAVDHPRWSQATERRVGEYSRRPTLPFNGYAEQVASLYTGMDLRENY; encoded by the coding sequence ATGTCCGACAAGAAGGCGCCCGAGCCCCCCAGCTCCGAGATCACCCCCGAGAAGCTGTACCTGCGTCGCCGGGAGTTCATCAAGAACGCCGGCCTCTTCGTGGGCACGGCGGGTGTCGTAGGCGGCGGGCTCTACCTGCTGGGCCTGAAGCGCACCCAGCCCATGGACTCGTTCGTCCCGGACGCGGGCGTGCTGCCCTCCCTGGCTCCCGCGCAGGGCTCCAGCCCCTATGACACGGACGAGGCCAAGACGCCCTTTGCGGACGTCACCACCTACAACAACTTCTACGAGTTCGGGCTCGACAAGAACGACCCTGCTCGCAACGCGCACGTCCTCAAGACGCGCCCGTGGACCGTCACCATCGACGGCGAGGTGAACAAGCCACAGACGGTGGACATCGACCAGCTGCTCAAGTGGTTCCCCACCGAGGAGCGCGTCTACCGGATGCGCTGCGTGGAGGCCTGGTCCATGGTCATCCCCTGGAACGGCTTCCCACTGGGCGAGCTCATCAAGCGCGTGGAGCCCACCAGCCGCGCCAAGTACGTGGCCTTCACCACGCTGATGGACCCCGAGCAGATGCCCGGCCAGAAGCGCCCGGTGCTGGACTGGCCCTACGTGGAGGGCCTGCGCATCGACGAGGCCGTGCACCCGCTCACGCTGCTGGCCGTGGGCCTCTACGGCAAGACGCTGCCCAACCAGAACGGCGCGCCCCTGCGGCTGGTGGTGCCGTGGAAGTACGGCTTCAAGGGCATCAAGTCGATCGTGAAGATCACCCTCACGGAGCAGGAGCCGCCCACCACCTGGAACCTGGCCTCGCCGCACGAGTACGGCTTCTACGCCAACGTGAACCCCGCGGTGGATCACCCCCGCTGGAGCCAGGCCACCGAGCGGCGCGTGGGTGAGTACAGCCGCCGTCCCACGCTGCCCTTCAACGGCTACGCCGAGCAGGTCGCCTCCCTCTACACCGGCATGGATCTGCGCGAGAACTACTGA
- the aroF gene encoding 3-deoxy-7-phosphoheptulonate synthase: MLIVMKPDATSQDIERVNEEIRRRGWQPNAIPGGTRTAIGITGNKGAVEAEPFRVLPGVADAIPISQPFKLVSREVKPEDTVMQVGNLHLGGNAIHVMAGPCSVETREQIVGTAQAVKKSGATMLRGGAFKPRTSPYEFQGLKNDGLSLLAEARKETGLLVVTEVKDTATLPQVAEVADILQVGARNMQNFSLLEAVGETRKPVLLKRGLSATIKELLMAAEYIVAKGNTRVILCERGIRTFETMTRNTLDLNAVPMLKSLSHLPVWVDPSHGIGVRKAVPAMMRAAIAVGADGLIVEVHPDPPRALSDGHQSLEFSEFDKAMSEVRAIAGALGRDVARLG, encoded by the coding sequence ATGTTGATCGTGATGAAGCCGGATGCGACGTCCCAGGACATCGAGCGGGTCAACGAGGAGATCCGCCGCCGGGGCTGGCAGCCGAACGCGATCCCGGGTGGCACGCGCACGGCGATCGGCATCACGGGCAACAAGGGCGCAGTGGAGGCCGAGCCCTTCCGGGTGCTGCCGGGCGTGGCGGACGCGATCCCCATCTCTCAGCCCTTCAAGCTGGTCAGCCGCGAGGTGAAGCCCGAGGACACCGTGATGCAGGTGGGCAACCTCCATCTGGGCGGCAACGCGATCCACGTCATGGCGGGTCCATGCTCGGTGGAGACGCGTGAGCAGATCGTCGGCACGGCGCAGGCGGTGAAGAAGTCGGGCGCCACCATGCTGCGCGGCGGCGCGTTCAAGCCGCGCACCAGCCCCTACGAGTTTCAGGGCCTGAAGAACGACGGCCTGTCGCTGCTGGCCGAGGCGCGCAAGGAGACGGGCCTGCTGGTCGTCACCGAGGTGAAGGACACGGCGACGCTGCCGCAGGTGGCCGAGGTCGCGGACATCCTCCAGGTGGGCGCGCGCAACATGCAGAATTTCTCGCTGCTGGAGGCAGTAGGCGAGACGCGCAAGCCGGTGCTGCTCAAGCGCGGCCTGAGCGCCACCATCAAGGAGCTGCTGATGGCGGCCGAGTACATCGTTGCCAAGGGCAACACCCGGGTCATCCTCTGTGAGCGCGGCATCCGCACCTTCGAGACGATGACGCGCAACACGCTCGACCTGAACGCGGTGCCAATGCTCAAGTCGTTGAGCCACCTGCCGGTGTGGGTGGATCCGTCTCACGGCATCGGCGTGCGCAAGGCGGTGCCGGCGATGATGCGCGCGGCCATCGCCGTGGGCGCGGACGGCCTCATCGTCGAGGTGCACCCGGATCCGCCGCGGGCGCTGTCGGACGGGCACCAGTCGCTGGAGTTCTCCGAGTTCGACAAGGCGATGAGCGAGGTGCGCGCCATCGCCGGGGCGCTGGGCCGTGACGTGGCGAGGCTGGGGTAA
- the htpG gene encoding molecular chaperone HtpG, which yields MSVESQRETHSFQAEINQLLNLVINSLYSHKEIFLRELVSNASDALDKLRFRTITEPELLGDQTALEIRIIPNADAGTLTIEDTGIGMTHDELVKNLGTIAHSGSREFLELLSQRGQKDVNLIGQFGVGFYSAYLVADRVEVVSRPAGKDAQAFRWISEAKGTFTIEPAERTTRGTAVTLHLKADQKEFLDEWRLRSLITQYSDYVGHPIQLQVKKPSEVIDASTGQKGTTSSFETVNKASALWQRSKSDITDEQYQEFYKHLTHDFEPPLAWTHFRTDGNQQFTSLLFVPKHKPFDMDGTARRRGVRLFVKRVFIMDDCEELLPPWLRFVRGVVDSDDLPLNVSRELLQDSAVVRSIRKHVVKKTLDLLEKLSKDKPEDYLTLWKNFGPILKEGLASDNEQKEKLGALVRYESSHQDGLTSLADYVSRMKEGQQAIYYVFGESRKALEGSPHLEALRKRGYEVLYLTDPVDEWAAQGLREFNGKPLVSALQADLKLQETDEEKKEKEQHAEGLKSLTERMKEVLKNAVSEVRVTHRLTDSPVCLVLPEGGSPAFLERLLREHGRDMPRARRILEVNPSHPIVEHLRKLHERDATSEKVTEWIELLHDQALLTEGSPLEDPNRFARRMTALLTQVAAQTVEPSSNGAASATQASETAATTGGSSPQA from the coding sequence ATGTCCGTCGAATCCCAGCGGGAGACCCATTCTTTCCAGGCTGAAATCAATCAGTTGCTCAACCTGGTCATCAACTCCCTCTATAGCCACAAGGAGATCTTCCTGCGCGAGCTGGTGTCCAACGCGTCCGACGCGCTGGACAAGCTTCGCTTCCGCACCATCACCGAGCCCGAGCTGCTCGGAGACCAGACCGCGCTGGAGATCCGCATCATCCCCAACGCCGACGCGGGCACCCTCACCATCGAGGACACCGGCATCGGCATGACGCACGACGAGCTGGTGAAGAACCTGGGCACCATCGCCCACTCCGGCTCGCGAGAGTTCCTGGAGCTGCTCTCCCAGCGCGGCCAGAAGGATGTGAACCTGATTGGCCAGTTCGGCGTGGGCTTCTACAGCGCCTACCTCGTCGCGGACCGGGTGGAGGTGGTGAGCCGCCCCGCCGGCAAGGACGCGCAGGCCTTCCGCTGGATCTCCGAGGCGAAGGGCACCTTCACCATAGAGCCCGCCGAGCGCACCACGCGCGGCACCGCTGTCACCTTGCACCTCAAGGCGGACCAGAAGGAGTTCCTGGACGAGTGGCGGCTGCGCTCGCTCATCACCCAGTACTCGGACTACGTGGGCCACCCCATCCAGCTCCAGGTGAAGAAGCCCTCGGAGGTGATTGACGCGTCGACGGGCCAGAAGGGCACCACCTCCTCCTTCGAGACCGTCAACAAGGCCAGCGCCCTCTGGCAGCGCTCCAAGTCGGACATCACCGACGAGCAGTACCAAGAGTTCTACAAGCACCTCACCCACGACTTCGAGCCGCCTCTGGCGTGGACGCACTTCCGCACGGACGGCAACCAGCAGTTCACCAGCCTCCTCTTCGTACCCAAGCACAAGCCGTTCGACATGGATGGCACGGCGCGGCGCCGGGGCGTGCGCCTGTTCGTCAAGCGCGTCTTCATCATGGACGACTGCGAGGAGCTGCTACCGCCGTGGCTGCGCTTCGTGCGCGGCGTGGTGGACTCGGATGACCTGCCGCTCAACGTGTCGCGCGAGCTGCTGCAGGACTCGGCGGTGGTGCGCTCCATCCGCAAGCACGTGGTGAAGAAGACGCTGGACCTGCTGGAGAAGCTCTCCAAGGACAAGCCCGAGGACTACCTCACGCTGTGGAAGAACTTCGGCCCCATCCTCAAGGAGGGGCTGGCCTCGGACAACGAGCAGAAAGAGAAGCTGGGCGCGCTGGTGCGCTACGAGAGCAGCCACCAGGACGGGCTCACCTCGCTGGCGGACTACGTGTCGCGCATGAAGGAGGGCCAGCAGGCCATCTATTACGTGTTCGGCGAGTCCCGGAAGGCGCTGGAGGGCTCGCCGCACCTCGAGGCGCTGCGCAAGCGCGGCTACGAGGTGCTCTACCTGACCGACCCCGTGGACGAGTGGGCCGCCCAGGGGCTGCGCGAGTTCAACGGCAAGCCGCTCGTCTCCGCGCTCCAGGCGGACCTCAAGCTCCAGGAGACGGACGAAGAGAAGAAGGAGAAGGAGCAGCACGCCGAGGGACTCAAGTCCCTCACCGAGCGGATGAAGGAGGTACTCAAGAACGCGGTGAGCGAGGTGCGCGTCACCCACCGCCTCACGGACTCGCCGGTGTGCCTGGTGCTGCCCGAGGGCGGCTCGCCCGCCTTCCTGGAGCGCCTGCTGCGCGAGCATGGGCGAGACATGCCCCGGGCCCGGCGCATCCTCGAGGTGAACCCCTCGCACCCCATCGTCGAGCACCTGCGCAAGCTCCACGAGCGGGACGCGACATCCGAGAAGGTCACCGAGTGGATCGAGCTGCTGCATGACCAGGCGCTGCTCACCGAGGGCAGCCCCCTGGAGGACCCGAACCGCTTCGCCAGGCGGATGACGGCGCTGCTCACGCAGGTGGCGGCCCAGACGGTGGAGCCCTCCAGCAATGGGGCGGCCTCGGCCACTCAGGCCTCGGAGACGGCGGCCACGACTGGCGGCTCCTCGCCCCAGGCCTGA